The following coding sequences lie in one Meles meles chromosome X, mMelMel3.1 paternal haplotype, whole genome shotgun sequence genomic window:
- the LOC123935257 gene encoding galectin-3-like isoform X2, with protein MADSFSLNDALSGSGNPNPQGWPGQWGNQPAGAGGYPGASYPGAHPGQAPPGSYPGQAPPGGYPGQAPPGAYPGPTAPAYPGPPASGAHPGQPSGPGAYPPPGQPSAPGAQPAAGAFGIPAGPLTVPYDLPLPGGVMPRMLITILGTTKPNANRFALDFKRGNDVAFHFNPHFSEDKRVIVCNTKLDNIWGKEERQATFPFESGKPFKIQVLVESDHFKVAVNDAHLLQYNHRMKNLQKISKLGISGDTDLTSASHVMI; from the exons ATGGCAGACAGTTTTTCACTTAATGATGCTTTATCTGGGTCTGGAAACCCAAACCCTCAAGGATGGCCTGGTCAATGGGGAAACCAGCCTGCTGGAGCAGGGGGCTATCCAGGGGCCTCCTATCCTGGTGCCCACCCTGGACAA GCCCCTCCTGGCAGTTATCCTGGACAGGCCCCTCCTGGCGGCTATCCTGGACAGGCACCTCCAGGAGCCTACCCTGGCCCAACAGCTCCTGCTTATCCTGGACCACCCGCATCAGGAGCCCACCCTGGGCAACCGAGTGGGCCCGGGGCCTACCCGCCTCCTGGACAGCCAAGTGCTCCTGGAGCCCAGCCCGCTGCTGGCGCCTTTGGCATCCCTGCTGGACCACTGACTGTACCTTATGACCTGCCCTTGCCCGGAGGAGTCATGCCTCGCATGCTGATAACAATTCTGGGCACAACGAAGCCCAATGCAAACAGATTTGCTTTAGATTTCAAGAGAGGGAATGACGTTGCTTTCCACTTTAACCCACACTTCAGTGAGGACAAGAGAGTCATTGTTTGCAATACAAAGCTGGATAAcatctggggaaaggaagaaagacaggcgACTTTCCCATTCGAAAGTGGTAAACCATTCAAAATACAAGTGCTGGTTGAATCTGACCACTTCAAGGTTGCGGTCAATGATGCTCACTTGTTGCAGTACAATCATCGGatgaaaaatctccagaaaatcAGCAAACTGGGAATTTCTGGTGACACAGATCTCACCAGTGCTTCACACGTTATGATATAA
- the LOC123935257 gene encoding galectin-3-like isoform X1, giving the protein MADSFSLNDALSGSGNPNPQGWPGQWGNQPAGAGGYPGASYPGAHPGQAPPGSYPGQAPPGGYPGQAPPGSYPGQAPPGGYPGQAPPGAYPGPTAPAYPGPPASGAHPGQPSGPGAYPPPGQPSAPGAQPAAGAFGIPAGPLTVPYDLPLPGGVMPRMLITILGTTKPNANRFALDFKRGNDVAFHFNPHFSEDKRVIVCNTKLDNIWGKEERQATFPFESGKPFKIQVLVESDHFKVAVNDAHLLQYNHRMKNLQKISKLGISGDTDLTSASHVMI; this is encoded by the coding sequence ATGGCAGACAGTTTTTCACTTAATGATGCTTTATCTGGGTCTGGAAACCCAAACCCTCAAGGATGGCCTGGTCAATGGGGAAACCAGCCTGCTGGAGCAGGGGGCTATCCAGGGGCCTCCTATCCTGGTGCCCACCCTGGACAAGCTCCTCCTGGCAGTTATCCTGGACAGGCCCCTCCTGGCGGCTACCCTGGACAGGCCCCTCCTGGCAGTTATCCTGGACAGGCCCCTCCTGGCGGCTATCCTGGACAGGCACCTCCAGGAGCCTACCCTGGCCCAACAGCTCCTGCTTATCCTGGACCACCCGCATCAGGAGCCCACCCTGGGCAACCGAGTGGGCCCGGGGCCTACCCGCCTCCTGGACAGCCAAGTGCTCCTGGAGCCCAGCCCGCTGCTGGCGCCTTTGGCATCCCTGCTGGACCACTGACTGTACCTTATGACCTGCCCTTGCCCGGAGGAGTCATGCCTCGCATGCTGATAACAATTCTGGGCACAACGAAGCCCAATGCAAACAGATTTGCTTTAGATTTCAAGAGAGGGAATGACGTTGCTTTCCACTTTAACCCACACTTCAGTGAGGACAAGAGAGTCATTGTTTGCAATACAAAGCTGGATAAcatctggggaaaggaagaaagacaggcgACTTTCCCATTCGAAAGTGGTAAACCATTCAAAATACAAGTGCTGGTTGAATCTGACCACTTCAAGGTTGCGGTCAATGATGCTCACTTGTTGCAGTACAATCATCGGatgaaaaatctccagaaaatcAGCAAACTGGGAATTTCTGGTGACACAGATCTCACCAGTGCTTCACACGTTATGATATAA